From Trichoderma atroviride chromosome 1, complete sequence, one genomic window encodes:
- a CDS encoding uncharacterized protein (EggNog:ENOG41~SECRETED:SignalP(1-19)), whose product MLVLRLLVAVLFHLPVVLSYPHYPTHLALRSGGLSTNPPLPTTTAPSIPTSLPPPSPTPTPNPTTTGDPWKDMCKPGAECDCSRIADKNGEE is encoded by the coding sequence ATGCTAGTCCTGCGTCTTCTCGTGGCAGTTCTCTTCCATCTGCCCGTCGTCCTCTCATATCCCCACTATCCCACGCATCTTGCTCTCCGTAGTGGAGGTTTATCAACAAATCCTCCTCTCCCAACTACTACCGCCCCTTCAATCCCTACTTCACTGCCTCCACCGTCACCTACTCCGACTCCGAATCCAACCACGACTGGAGATCCTTGGAAAGACATGTGCAAACCGGGCGCTGAATGTGACTGCTCTCGCATCGCGGACAAAAACGGCGAAGAGTAA
- a CDS encoding uncharacterized protein (EggNog:ENOG41) yields the protein MSEHPSKSSGRRPSMTKPVPPPAPRKAQATGKKSQAGAHKPYASGSKAHIISIQKPQAASSMIEVEAPEQVPQTVAGSSDNKLETTSTDSLAVDIASLTLDTPIIELRKKPPRVPATPFHFLSLPSELRVKIYEYYFDENEDALDLSPENYKRYHKRLGLMRVCKLLRDEATYFFYGTRTFRIFPTYPGKYFKSKKPILARLKPRQRECITSLELRLGPGWNAPPKGWAVNDALGLQDCINVHQLKVLVECDPSDNIFKGFRRSEGFYEKFSRQLLASVLEALPAVKVVEFDAWSSVKKSGAMMTGLFKVVTEKEGLSIQWGPDRGWTDAEEEEPVATVGPDPNRPIETVPIQGFGNAHNMGLMVVA from the coding sequence ATGTCTGAACATCCCtccaagagcagcggccGTCGGCCATCGATGACCAAGCCCGTGCCGCCACCAGCCCCAAGAAAGGCGCAAGCCACGGGCAAGAAGTCGCAAGCTGGCGCGCATAAACCATACGCCTCAGGAAGCAAGGCGCACATAATTTCAATACAGAAGCCTCAAGCGGCTTCAAGCATGATTGAGGTCGAGGCTCCCGAGCAAGTACCTCAGACCGTGGCGGGTAGCAGCGACAATAAGCTAGAAACCACATCCACCGATTCTCTGGCTGTTGACATTGCTTCTTTGACTCTCGATACCCCCATCATCGAACTTCGAAAGAAGCCACCGCGCGTCCCGGCAACGCCATTTCACTTTCTTTCTCTGCCCTCGGAACTGCGCGTCAAGATTTACGAATACTACTTTGACGAAAACGAAGACGCCCTAGACCTCTCCCCAGAAAACTACAAGCGCTACCACAAGAGGCTCGGCCTCATGCGCGTCTGCAAGCTGCTCCGCGACGAAGCAACCTACTTCTTCTACGGCACCCGGACCTTTCGCATCTTCCCCACATATCCTGGCAAATActtcaagagcaagaaacCCATACTCGCCCGTCTCAAGCCCCGCCAGCGCGAATGCATCACCTCTTTGGAATTGCGCCTCGGTCCGGGGTGGAATGCGCCACCCAAGGGGTGGGCTGTCAACGATGCGCTGGGGCTTCAGGACTGCATCAATGTGCATCAGCTCAAGGTCCTTGTGGAATGCGACCCCAGtgacaacatcttcaaggGCTTTCGTCGCTCCGAGGGCTTTTACGAGAAATTCAGCCGACAGCTTCTTGCCAGCGTTCTTGAGGCGCTGCCGGCGGTGAAAGTTGTTGAATTCGATGCCTGGTCTAGCGTCAAGAAATCGGGCGCTATGATGACTGGCCTTTTCAAGGTGGTGACCGAAAAGGAGGGCTTGTCGATTCAATGGGGACCAGACCGCGGCTGGACTGacgcagaggaagaagaaccCGTGGCAACGGTTGGGCCAGATCCCAATAGGCCAATCGAGACCGTTCCGATCCAGGGGTTCGGAAACGCACACAACATGGGTCTAATGGTTGTGGCGTAA
- a CDS encoding uncharacterized protein (BUSCO:EOG092D2DNW~TransMembrane:1 (i161-182o)) yields the protein MLSRVAQASRLGLTAGRLPRAAALQPLRIRPATAAPAYQLLRAYASNKPSSAQPPKDTQKQASSTPKDPAAESSSAPEGNVASQKPAESAEPEPIPFHKLPDLTQGIPSTLEAELEQRAGKSQSQSQSALEVGAEEEAAGGGRGRGGREEYVSTSERNRKWWTRFMLAVAGSGSALSIAYMGRNWEDSIEADRHPDIPNGWTPLLWWQRTKARWGESVSYYQDPAFQKLLPDPDPSFERPYTLCLSLDDMLIHSEWTREHGWRVAKRPGMDYFIRYLSQYYELVLFTTQPFGMAEPVVRKLDPFRFIMWPLYREATKYEDGEIVKDLSYLNRDLSKVIILDTNASHVRKQPENAIVLNPWKGEAGDKELVALIPFLEYIHTMQYSDVRKILKSFEGKHIPTEFARREAIARKEFNKKLAEKKGHGKPSGMGALGGLLGLKPSKMSMTVPIDGEQDPSEAYAQGKMIQDIARERGQRNYQALEKEIRENGEKWLKEEQQAMEKAQQEMMNSMMGNFSGMFGSKKEGGEAPKA from the exons ATGCTCTCCAGAGTAGCTCAGGCCTCTCGGCTGGGGCTGACGGCCGGCCGCCTACCACGAGCTGCGGCCCTGCAGCCTCTCCGGATTCgcccagcgacagcagccCCAGCGTATCAGCTCCTCCGAGCCTATGCGAGCAACAAGCCGAGCTCTGCGCAGCCGCCCAAAGACACCCAGAAGCAGGCCTCATCAACACCGAAAGACCCCGCCGCCGAAAGCTCATCAGCGCCAGAGGGCAATGTTGCCTCGCAGAAGCCCGCCGAGTCTGCCGAGCCTGAGCCCATCCCCTTTCACAAGCTGCCCGATCTCACGCAGGGTATTCCTTCAACATTAGAGGCCGAACTTGAGCAGAGAGCGGGCAAGTCGCAGTCGCAGTCGCAGTCAGCGCTGGAGGTTGGCGCCGAGGAGGAAGCCGCCGGTGGTGGCCGAGGccgtggaggaagagaagagtatGTCTCTACCAGCGAGCGCAACCGCAAGTGGTGGACTCGCTTCATGCTGGCCGTTGCTGGCTCGGGATCGGCTCTTAGCATCGCATACATGGGTCGCAACTGGGAGGACTCCATCGAAGCCGACCGCCACCCGGATATTCCCAACGGCTGGACCCCTCTTCTGTGGTGGCAGCGCACCAAGGCGCGATGGGGCGAGTCTGTTTCTTACTACCAGGATCCAGCGTTCCAGAAGCTGCTACCTGATCCCGACCCCAGCTTCGAGCGACCCTACACCCTCTGCCTCAGCCTGGACGACATGCTCATTCACAGCGAATGGACTCGTGAGCACGGCTGGAGAGTCGCCAAGCGTCCCGGCATGGACTACTTCATCCGATACTTGAGCCAGTACTACGAGCTGGTTCTCTTTACTACACAGCCTTTTGGCATGGCAGAACCTGTTGTCCGAAAGCTGGACCCTTTCCGCTTCATCATGTGGCCTCTGTATCGCGAGGCGACCAAATACGAGGACGGAGAGATTGTCAAG GACCTCTCGTACCTCAACCGTGATCTTTCCAAGGTCATTATCCTCGACACCAACGCCTCCCACGTCCGCAAACAGCCCGAGAACGCCATTGTTTTGAACCCCTGGAAGGGTGAGGCCGGCGACAAGGAGCTTGTGGCTTTGATTCCCTTCCTCGAATATATCCACACCATGCAATACTCGGACGTGCGAAAGATTCTCAAGTCCTTTGAAGGAAAGCACATTCCCACCGAATTTGCCCGCCGAGAAGCCATTGCTCGAAAAGAATTCAACAAGAAGCTTGCTGAAAAGAAGGGCCATGGAAAGCCATCAGGCATGGGTGCGCTCGGCGGCCTGCTGGGTCTGAAGCCCAGCAAGATGAGCATGACTGTGCCCATTGACGGAGAGCAGGATCCTAGCGAGGCTTATGCGCAGGGCAAGATGATCCAGGACATTGCTCGCGAACGCGGTCAGCGAAACTACCAGgccctggagaaggagatccGCGAGAACGGCGAGAAGTGGCTcaaggaggagcagcaggccatggagaaggcCCAGCAAGAGATGATGAACAGCATGATGGGCAACTTCTCTGGCATGTTTGGATCCAAGAAGGAGGGTGGCGAGGCCCCCAAGGCATGA
- a CDS encoding uncharacterized protein (BUSCO:EOG092D3OPM), giving the protein MPLDTSTYSLALLRIDGRRWNDLRRLHAQIHTQDAADGSSYLEMGHTKVMCVVTGPAEPQAGQKKGTVGSAQATGQKEGASIVVNVVVAGFSSVDRKRRGRNDRRIQEMEITIQKALAANLHTHLFPHSTITVSLHVLSQDGSLLAALINATTLAVIDAGIPMTDYITACTAGSTSSYAAGDDAADPLLDLNTQEEQELPYLTVGTLGDSDKVAVLVCESRVQVSRLEGMLVVGVDGCKQVRRLLDGIVKHKGRKMIKEGAVRRSDMMAVSLDE; this is encoded by the exons ATGCCTCTCGACACATCAACGTACTCCCTAGCGCTGCTGCGCATCGACGGCCGCCGATGGAACGACCTCCGCCGCCTGCACGCCCAGATTCACACCCAGGACGCCGCCGACGGATCGTCATATCTCGAAATGGGCCATACAAAGGTCATGTGCGTGGTGACTGGCCCGGCGGAGCCGCAGGCGGGACAGAAGAAGGGGACTGTGGGCAGCGCGCAGGCGACGGGGCAGAAAGAGGGAGCGAGCATTGTGGTGAATGTGGTGGTGGCTGGATTTTCGAGCGTGGATCGCaagaggagggggagaaATGATAG GCGCATccaggagatggagattacGATTCAGAAGGCGCTGGCTGCCAACTTGCATACTCACCTTTTCCCACACTCGACGATTACGGTATCTCTGCACGTCTTGTCACAGGATGGCTCGCTTCTTGCTGCGCTGATCAATGCGACTACTCTTGCGGTCATTGATGCCGGTATCCCCATGACAGACTACATCACAGCCTGTACTGCAGGCTCAACTTCCTCCTACGCTGCGGGCGATGATGCAGCCGATCCTCTGCTCGACCTGAATACCCAGGAGGAGCAGGAATTGCCGTATCTAACGGTTGGAACACTTGGCGATAGCGATAAAGTCGCGGTATTGGTGTGTGAGAGCCGCGTTCAGGTGAGCCGGTTGGAGGGTATGCTGGTAGTGGGAGTGGACGGGTGTAAGCAAGTGAGGAGATTGCTGGATGGCATTGTGAAGCACaagggaagaaagatgatCAAAGAGGGAGCCGTACGGAGGAGTGATATGATGGCTGTGAGCTTGGATGAGTAA
- a CDS encoding uncharacterized protein (TransMembrane:11 (o45-66i128-147o173-192i518-542o562-588i609-637o657-678i706-726o732-752i773-790o796-814i)) — MSWHGLLERGLTLPNDTRVGSGRDGSSGGTLSTANGNKTASLSKLGATFAPVAIYMSICLTCFILLRPRFKRVYAPKTIPSLRYPEKPTPELPSGLFNWIKPFYQIPDTYLLNYGSLDAYFFLRYLKVLRNISLVGCCIVWPILFPIHGTGGNDLTQLELLTIGNVLTGSAKLWAHAFVAWLFFGFTLFTIVRECIYFVNLRQAYLSSPYYADRLSSKTMLLLCVPKPYRDEARLRKLYGDSAKRIFIPRTTKELANLVKEREETAMRLEKAEITLIKKANAARNKHYRKHPQSAGVRRWFTTGRDTRTLNGQDIGHGKDVSSSHNEMSTVDSGETVRQSNEPREAVLSEIHIVPDIELQDYVNNVQGGKDVVTGNEEEEVIKAEDLDYVHPYGLGDNLPDVRGSVAALWISAQDRPHHRPIGNFGRRVDTIKWTRNRLKELNKEIFQLRRRIRRGEADPLPAAFIEFDTQEAAHAAQQVVVHHLPLQMAPGLLGIRPEEVIWKSLRMRWWERIIRRLLILCGITAAIIFWSIPAAFVGIVSNIDFLTKEVPFLHWVGNLPSFVKGVIGGFLPPFALSVLMALVPVILRICAAQAGIPSLVIGELFTQNAYFAFQVVQVFLVTTITSAASGALQSIIENPLGIQSLLAQNLPKASNFYLSYILIQCLATGATGLLQAFSVIRHEIVAKTSDVPRTRFRTWRKLRPARWGGIFPVFTNMGVIALSYACIAPLILVFCAGGMAFMGMVWKYNLIYVFDTSTDSKGLFYPRALQQLIIGLYLAQICLIGLLILNKAYGPMGLVIALLLFTGLIHFLLRDAISRLMWNLPQTLALEEQIQEEEKMKLAAESDTGEADGNDAGGAAASYFDMEQGFGEEEEEPDTEDTDEDDHHVVANRGLEGASSLRMAVTAWIKAAVMKKFNTEAGKYGINEYLKRTFAFLRNGDGEEPPGFLIRWLHPEEHEDFVALRKLLPQEERPPIAYRQGDKRATYEPPELWEPKPTLWIPRDEARVSRQEVAHTRLSTPIFDRGAELSKSGRIVIDDIDAAPFEEHRRLL, encoded by the exons ATGTCCTGGCACGGGCTCCTGGAGAGGGGCCTCACGCTG CCCAACGACACTCGAGTCGGGTCTGGTCGCGACGGCTCCAGCGGTGGTACTCTGAGCACGGCAAACGGCAACAAGACGGCGTCTCTGTCTAAGCTCGGTGCTACCTTTGCACCCGTGGCGATATACATGAGCATATGCTTGACCTGTTTCATCTTGTTGCGGCCTCGGTTCAAGCGGGTTTATGCACCCAAGACGATACCCAGTCTGCGATACCCAGA AAAACCTACTCCTGAGCTGCCCTCTGGCCTGTTCAATTGGATCAAGCCCTTTTACCAGATCCCAGACACTTACCTTCTCAACTATGGCTCCCTCGACGCctacttttttcttcgctaCCTCAAGGTGCTGCGGAACATTAGCCTTGTTGGCTGCTGCATCGTGTGGCCAATCCTCTTTCCGATACACGGCACCGGCGGCAATGACCTCACCCAGCTCGAGCTCTTGACGATTGGCAATGTCCTCACAGGATCGGCAAAGCTATGGGCTCATGCCTTTGTTGCCTGGCTATTCTTTG GATTTACGCTGTTTACAATTGTGCGAGAGTGCATCTACTTTGTTAACCTGCGCCAAGCATATCTTTCGTCGCCCTATTATGCTGATCGACTCTCGTCCAAGACAATGCTATTGCTTTGTGTGCCCAAGCCTTACCGCGATGAAGCCCGACTTCGAAAGCTCTACGGCGATTCGGCGAAGCGAATCTTTATTCCACGCACGACGAAGGAGCTTGCAAATTTGGTCAAAGAACGGGAAGAGACTGCTATGCGACTAGAAAAGGCCGAGATCACTTTgataaaaaaggcaaatgCGGCCCGCAACAAGCATTACCGCAAACATCCGCAGTCTGCCGGCGTGCGGCGTTGGTTCACAACAGGGCGTGATACCCGAACTTTGAATGGACAAGACATTGGACATGGCAAAGACGTGTCATCATCGCATAACGAGATGAGCACTGTAGACAGTGGTGAAACTGTTCGACAGTCCAACGAGCCGAGGGAAGCGGTATTATCTGAAATTCACATTGTGCCGGATATCGAACTTCAAGACTACGTCAACAACGTCCAAGGAGGCAAAGACGTCGTGACTGgtaatgaagaagaggaggtgATCAAAGCCGAGGATCTGGATTATGTTCATCCTTACGGCCTAGGAGACAACTTGCCAGACGTGAGAGGCTCTGTCGCAGCCCTGTGGATATCGGCTCAAGACAGACCACACCATCGACCCATTGGCAACTTTGGTCGTCGAGTCGATACGATCAAGTGGACTCGCAATAGACTCAAGGAGCTTAACAAGGAAATCTTTCAATTACGACGTCGAATCCGGAGAGGCGAAGCCGACCCTCTCCCTGCTGCCTTTATAGAATTCGATACCCAAGAGGCTGCTCATGCCGCGCAGCAGGTTGTGGTGCATCATTTGCCGCTACAAATGGCCCCGGGACTGCTTGGAATTCGCCCAGAGGAGGTCATATGGAAATCCCTTAGGATGAGGTGGTGGGAACGCATTATTCGCCGTCTCTTGATTCTGTGTGgcatcaccgccgccatcatcttttggTCCATTCCTGCAGCCTTTGTCGGCATCGTTTCCAACATTGATTTCCTGACCAAAGAAgtcccttttcttcattgGGTCGGCAACCTACCTAGTTTTGTGAAAGGTGTTATTGGTGGTTTCCTCCCGCCTTTTGCATTGTCTGTGCTCATGGCGCTGGTGCCAGTGATCTTGAGAA TTTGTGCTGCACAAGCTGGAATTCCTTCTCTCGTTATCGGAGAGCTCTTTACGCAAAATGCCTATTTTGCCTTTCAAGTCGTGCAAGTATTCTTGGTCACAACCATCACTTCCGCCGCCTCGGGAGCACTTCAAAGCATCATCGAGAATCCCCTCGGCATCCAGTCACTTCTCGCACAGAATCTGCCCAAGGCATCTAATTTCTACCTGTCATATATTCTGATCCAGTGTTTGGCTACTGGTGCAACCGGTCTCCTGCAGGCGTTTTCGGTTATTCGCCATGAGATTGTGGCAAAAACATCTGATGTACCAAGGACACGCTTTAGAACGTGGCGCAAGCTTCGACCTGCTCGCTGGGGTGGCATATTTCCTGTCTTTACGAATATGGGTGTAATTG CACTTTCATATGCCTGTATTGCGCCATTGATTCTTGTATTTTGCGCTGGCGGTATGGCATTCATGGGCATGGTTTGGAAATACAACCTGATCTATGTTTTCGACACATCAACGGATAGTAAAGGTCTCTTCTATCCGCGTGCACTACAACAGCTGATTATCGGCCTTTATCTGGCACAAATTTGCCTGATTGGCCTATTGATTCTAAATAAGGCGTATGGACCTATGGGGCTGGTCAttgcccttttgcttttcacGGGACTCATTCATTTCCTGCTGAGAGACGCCATATCGCGCCTGATGTGGAATCTACCACAAACACTGGCACTGGAGGAGCAGatccaagaagaggaaaagatgaagctcGCCGCTGAGAGTGACACTGGAGAAGCTGACGGGAATGATGCCGGCGGTGCAGCTGCGAGCTACTTTGACATGGAACAAGgatttggcgaagaagaagaagagcccgATACAGAGGACACTGACGAAGACGATCACCACGTGGTCGCCAACAGGGGCCTTGAAGGCGCCAGCAGTCTCCGAATGGCTGTAACGGCATGGATCAAAGCTGCTGTTATGAAGAAGTTCAACACCGAGGCAGGCAAGTATGGAATTAACGAATATCTTAAAAGGACATTTGCTTTTCTAAGGAATGGGGATGGAGAGGAGCCGCCAGGATTTCTCATCCGGTGGTTGCACCCAGAGGAGCACGAAGACTTTGTGGCATTACGCAAGCTGCTTCCTCAGGAAGAACGACCGCCAATTGCATATAGACAAGGAGACAAACGTGCTACGTATGAGCCTCCGGAACTCTGGGAACCGAAGCCAACTCTGTGGATTCCAAGAGACGAGGCGAGAGTGAGCAGACAGGAGGTGGCACATACTCGTCTTTCCACGCCGATATTTGACCGCGGCGCAGAACTGAGCAAGTCTGGGAGGATCGTTATTGATGATATTGATGCGGCTCCATTTGAGGAGCATAGGCGGCTACTATAG
- a CDS encoding uncharacterized protein (SECRETED:SignalP(1-22)): MHQQTLLATLAASLAALPFAQAGLYSKSSPVIQLDGKSYDRLIAQSNHTSIVEFYAPLVRPLQKPPARL, from the exons ATGCATCAACAAACTCTCCTCGCCACTCTGGCGGCGAGTCTTGCCGCTCTGCCTTTTGCCCAGGCCGGCTTGTACTCCAAGAGCTCTCCCGTCATTCAACTAGACGGCAAGTCATACGACCGTCTCATTGCGCAGTCCAACCACACCTCT ATTGTCGAATTCTACGCCCCCCTGGTGCGGCCACTGCAAAAACCTCCAGCCCGCCTATGA
- a CDS encoding uncharacterized protein (TransMembrane:8 (o45-66i128-147o173-192i518-542o562-588i609-637o657-678i708-730o)), whose amino-acid sequence MSWHGLLERGLTLPNDTRVGSGRDGSSGGTLSTANGNKTASLSKLGATFAPVAIYMSICLTCFILLRPRFKRVYAPKTIPSLRYPEKPTPELPSGLFNWIKPFYQIPDTYLLNYGSLDAYFFLRYLKVLRNISLVGCCIVWPILFPIHGTGGNDLTQLELLTIGNVLTGSAKLWAHAFVAWLFFGFTLFTIVRECIYFVNLRQAYLSSPYYADRLSSKTMLLLCVPKPYRDEARLRKLYGDSAKRIFIPRTTKELANLVKEREETAMRLEKAEITLIKKANAARNKHYRKHPQSAGVRRWFTTGRDTRTLNGQDIGHGKDVSSSHNEMSTVDSGETVRQSNEPREAVLSEIHIVPDIELQDYVNNVQGGKDVVTGNEEEEVIKAEDLDYVHPYGLGDNLPDVRGSVAALWISAQDRPHHRPIGNFGRRVDTIKWTRNRLKELNKEIFQLRRRIRRGEADPLPAAFIEFDTQEAAHAAQQVVVHHLPLQMAPGLLGIRPEEVIWKSLRMRWWERIIRRLLILCGITAAIIFWSIPAAFVGIVSNIDFLTKEVPFLHWVGNLPSFVKGVIGGFLPPFALSVLMALVPVILRICAAQAGIPSLVIGELFTQNAYFAFQVVQVFLVTTITSAASGALQSIIENPLGIQSLLAQNLPKASNFYLSYILIQCLATGATGLLQAFSVIRHEIVAKTSDVPRTRFRTWRKLRPARWGGIFPVFTNMGVIGTLYTLGFFSLPMLNHHLFRALIQKKFRTDHEYFRQHFHMPVLRH is encoded by the exons ATGTCCTGGCACGGGCTCCTGGAGAGGGGCCTCACGCTG CCCAACGACACTCGAGTCGGGTCTGGTCGCGACGGCTCCAGCGGTGGTACTCTGAGCACGGCAAACGGCAACAAGACGGCGTCTCTGTCTAAGCTCGGTGCTACCTTTGCACCCGTGGCGATATACATGAGCATATGCTTGACCTGTTTCATCTTGTTGCGGCCTCGGTTCAAGCGGGTTTATGCACCCAAGACGATACCCAGTCTGCGATACCCAGA AAAACCTACTCCTGAGCTGCCCTCTGGCCTGTTCAATTGGATCAAGCCCTTTTACCAGATCCCAGACACTTACCTTCTCAACTATGGCTCCCTCGACGCctacttttttcttcgctaCCTCAAGGTGCTGCGGAACATTAGCCTTGTTGGCTGCTGCATCGTGTGGCCAATCCTCTTTCCGATACACGGCACCGGCGGCAATGACCTCACCCAGCTCGAGCTCTTGACGATTGGCAATGTCCTCACAGGATCGGCAAAGCTATGGGCTCATGCCTTTGTTGCCTGGCTATTCTTTG GATTTACGCTGTTTACAATTGTGCGAGAGTGCATCTACTTTGTTAACCTGCGCCAAGCATATCTTTCGTCGCCCTATTATGCTGATCGACTCTCGTCCAAGACAATGCTATTGCTTTGTGTGCCCAAGCCTTACCGCGATGAAGCCCGACTTCGAAAGCTCTACGGCGATTCGGCGAAGCGAATCTTTATTCCACGCACGACGAAGGAGCTTGCAAATTTGGTCAAAGAACGGGAAGAGACTGCTATGCGACTAGAAAAGGCCGAGATCACTTTgataaaaaaggcaaatgCGGCCCGCAACAAGCATTACCGCAAACATCCGCAGTCTGCCGGCGTGCGGCGTTGGTTCACAACAGGGCGTGATACCCGAACTTTGAATGGACAAGACATTGGACATGGCAAAGACGTGTCATCATCGCATAACGAGATGAGCACTGTAGACAGTGGTGAAACTGTTCGACAGTCCAACGAGCCGAGGGAAGCGGTATTATCTGAAATTCACATTGTGCCGGATATCGAACTTCAAGACTACGTCAACAACGTCCAAGGAGGCAAAGACGTCGTGACTGgtaatgaagaagaggaggtgATCAAAGCCGAGGATCTGGATTATGTTCATCCTTACGGCCTAGGAGACAACTTGCCAGACGTGAGAGGCTCTGTCGCAGCCCTGTGGATATCGGCTCAAGACAGACCACACCATCGACCCATTGGCAACTTTGGTCGTCGAGTCGATACGATCAAGTGGACTCGCAATAGACTCAAGGAGCTTAACAAGGAAATCTTTCAATTACGACGTCGAATCCGGAGAGGCGAAGCCGACCCTCTCCCTGCTGCCTTTATAGAATTCGATACCCAAGAGGCTGCTCATGCCGCGCAGCAGGTTGTGGTGCATCATTTGCCGCTACAAATGGCCCCGGGACTGCTTGGAATTCGCCCAGAGGAGGTCATATGGAAATCCCTTAGGATGAGGTGGTGGGAACGCATTATTCGCCGTCTCTTGATTCTGTGTGgcatcaccgccgccatcatcttttggTCCATTCCTGCAGCCTTTGTCGGCATCGTTTCCAACATTGATTTCCTGACCAAAGAAgtcccttttcttcattgGGTCGGCAACCTACCTAGTTTTGTGAAAGGTGTTATTGGTGGTTTCCTCCCGCCTTTTGCATTGTCTGTGCTCATGGCGCTGGTGCCAGTGATCTTGAGAA TTTGTGCTGCACAAGCTGGAATTCCTTCTCTCGTTATCGGAGAGCTCTTTACGCAAAATGCCTATTTTGCCTTTCAAGTCGTGCAAGTATTCTTGGTCACAACCATCACTTCCGCCGCCTCGGGAGCACTTCAAAGCATCATCGAGAATCCCCTCGGCATCCAGTCACTTCTCGCACAGAATCTGCCCAAGGCATCTAATTTCTACCTGTCATATATTCTGATCCAGTGTTTGGCTACTGGTGCAACCGGTCTCCTGCAGGCGTTTTCGGTTATTCGCCATGAGATTGTGGCAAAAACATCTGATGTACCAAGGACACGCTTTAGAACGTGGCGCAAGCTTCGACCTGCTCGCTGGGGTGGCATATTTCCTGTCTTTACGAATATGGGTGTAATTGGTACGTTGTACACTCTTGGTTTTTTCTCTCTACCGATGTTAAACCATCATCTATTCCGTGCCCTTATCCAAAAGAAGTTTCGGACTGACCATGAATATTTCCGGCAGCACTTTCATATGCCTGTATTGCGCCATTGA